A region of Caldicoprobacter guelmensis DNA encodes the following proteins:
- a CDS encoding PolC-type DNA polymerase III — protein sequence MAGDSAKAFPLGKIVDGSFGAWIDKLSLIKAIVYKNQRKWDIYVNAESFVEPQRIRLLEQHIKEKFPELKQVRLKVVYKNNGGEILSRYFSHFWKGLVESMKDELPSLNGWLDYCTPQLSSDGLMLLLSHPAALDLFKIKKVDQYIKDWLFETFNQHIKVSMELVDGGQEWLDEEYFVEREKEDSLLVKEAVQINESPPKSSEQQGEVEQGEDNEIVILGKAIKDSPMPISQIQEGIEAVVIEGEVLEVEKRELKGEKVLFCIDVTDYTDSITTKAFCPKDKVSNMETAIKSGCWIRVKGSCRFDPFQREEILQASDIMLVSPKKRQDTYPEKRVELHLHTQMSAMDAVSPVTALIERAAQWGHPAIAITDHGVVQAFPEAHEASQQYGIKVIYGVEAYLINDCKPVVINPNDRDFNQPFVVLDIETTGLNPRKDEVTEIGAVKIVGRKVVDTFSCFVNPGIPIPRDIVKLTGITDEMVRDAPAIEEVLPGLLEFLGDAVLVAHNASFDLGFIKEKCRRIGARISNPILDTLLLSRELFKDIKRHSLDAVAQHINIPQERHHRALDDAKTAALILIHMLNMLEEKGASKLCHINTMFSHISNLNSLESYHAVILAQTQEGLINLYRLITKSHLDYFYRKPRIPKSVLVSHREGLIVGSGCDAGELYQAILKGVSDEELMDIALFYDYFEIQPLGNNEHLIREGRVKDVDALKEINRKIVKLGEKLGRPVVATGDVHFLDPHDEYYRRILMSCQGYEDAEQQAPLYFKTTDEMLNEFGYLGEEKAKEVVIYAPRAIADSIENIKPIPDELYTPEIPGAEENVRNMAINNAKAIYGDPLPPIVEERLNKELNAIINNGYAVLYWIAHKLVQKSLEDGYLVGSRGSVGSSFVATMTGITEVNPLPPHYVCPSCKHSDFEVDTSKYGCGVDLPDKNCPVCGTPYRKEGFDIPFEVFLGFNGDKVPDIDLNFSGEYQSTAHKYAEELLGRGNVFRAGTIATVAEKTAFGFVKKYLEEHNKVARNAEIKRLVRGCTGIKRTTGQHPGGVMVVPHKYDIHQFTPLQYPADDRESGVITTHFDYHSISSRLVKLDILGHDDPTVIRMLEDITGIDARSIPIGEERTMRIFSSTEPLGLSPEDINCEVGTFGIPEFGTRFVRQMLTETKPKTFSELVRISGLSHGTDVWLNNAQDLIRNGIAQLSEVISARDDIMIYLMYKGVEPVLSFKIMENVRKGKGLTPEQEQKMRENNVPEWYIESCKKIKYMFPKAHAVAYVIMAFRIAYFKVYYPEAFYATYFTVRADDFDVDTILKGKEAIARKIKEMDSRGNSLSMKEKNSLSVLEVALEMYARGIRLLPVDLYKSDAVKFLVTPEGIRMPFNALPGVGISAATSIVEARKCGKFVSIEDFRERAKVSKAVVEILKNYGCLNGLPETSQISFF from the coding sequence ATGGCCGGTGACAGCGCGAAAGCGTTCCCTTTGGGCAAAATAGTTGATGGAAGTTTCGGTGCATGGATAGATAAATTGAGCCTGATAAAGGCAATAGTCTACAAAAATCAGAGAAAATGGGACATATATGTAAATGCCGAGTCTTTTGTAGAACCCCAGAGAATACGCTTGCTCGAACAGCACATTAAGGAGAAGTTTCCTGAGCTTAAACAGGTAAGGTTAAAAGTAGTGTATAAAAATAACGGTGGGGAAATATTAAGCCGGTATTTTTCTCATTTTTGGAAAGGCCTTGTGGAATCCATGAAGGATGAGCTCCCTTCTTTAAATGGGTGGCTGGACTATTGTACCCCTCAGCTATCATCCGATGGGCTTATGCTTTTGCTCAGCCACCCCGCTGCATTGGACCTGTTCAAAATAAAAAAAGTTGATCAATATATAAAGGATTGGCTGTTTGAAACCTTTAATCAGCACATAAAGGTGAGCATGGAGTTGGTAGATGGGGGACAAGAATGGCTGGATGAGGAGTACTTCGTTGAAAGAGAAAAGGAGGATTCACTCTTAGTAAAGGAGGCTGTACAGATAAATGAGTCACCTCCAAAGTCCTCAGAGCAACAGGGTGAGGTAGAACAGGGAGAAGATAATGAAATTGTTATATTGGGCAAAGCCATAAAGGACTCCCCCATGCCCATATCGCAGATTCAAGAAGGTATTGAGGCAGTGGTCATCGAGGGCGAGGTTCTCGAGGTTGAGAAGAGGGAACTAAAAGGCGAAAAAGTCCTCTTTTGCATAGATGTCACCGATTATACCGATTCAATTACCACGAAAGCTTTTTGCCCTAAGGATAAAGTTTCTAATATGGAAACCGCCATAAAGAGCGGTTGCTGGATACGGGTAAAAGGTAGTTGCCGTTTTGACCCATTTCAGAGGGAAGAGATATTGCAGGCCAGCGATATCATGCTGGTTTCACCTAAGAAAAGGCAGGATACATATCCAGAAAAGAGGGTGGAGCTCCACCTACATACGCAGATGAGTGCCATGGATGCCGTGTCTCCCGTAACGGCGCTGATTGAGCGCGCTGCCCAGTGGGGACATCCTGCTATTGCCATTACCGATCATGGCGTGGTACAGGCATTCCCAGAAGCTCATGAAGCCAGCCAGCAATATGGCATAAAGGTCATATACGGCGTGGAGGCTTATCTGATTAACGATTGCAAACCTGTAGTCATAAATCCCAATGATAGGGATTTTAACCAGCCATTTGTGGTTTTGGACATAGAGACCACCGGCCTTAATCCCAGAAAGGATGAGGTCACAGAGATTGGGGCTGTCAAAATAGTAGGCAGGAAGGTAGTGGACACCTTCAGCTGCTTCGTCAATCCCGGCATACCCATTCCCCGTGATATCGTAAAGCTTACGGGGATAACTGACGAAATGGTAAGGGATGCCCCTGCTATTGAAGAGGTTTTGCCAGGCCTGCTTGAGTTTTTGGGCGATGCGGTACTGGTTGCTCATAACGCCTCTTTTGACCTAGGGTTTATAAAAGAGAAGTGCAGGCGCATAGGTGCGAGGATAAGCAATCCAATATTGGATACCCTGTTGCTGTCTAGGGAGCTGTTTAAGGATATTAAGCGTCACAGCCTTGACGCCGTTGCACAACACATCAATATACCACAGGAACGGCATCACAGGGCGCTGGATGATGCAAAGACAGCGGCTCTTATATTGATACATATGCTGAACATGCTTGAGGAAAAGGGAGCCAGTAAGTTGTGCCACATCAATACCATGTTCAGCCATATAAGCAATTTAAATAGCCTGGAAAGTTACCACGCCGTTATACTGGCTCAGACGCAGGAAGGGCTCATCAACCTTTACAGGCTTATTACCAAATCCCATTTGGATTATTTTTATCGTAAGCCGCGCATTCCAAAGAGCGTGCTGGTAAGCCACCGTGAAGGGCTAATAGTGGGTTCAGGCTGTGACGCGGGAGAGCTCTATCAGGCGATATTGAAGGGCGTATCAGACGAGGAACTTATGGATATAGCCCTTTTCTATGACTACTTTGAGATACAGCCTTTGGGCAACAACGAACACTTGATCAGAGAGGGAAGGGTAAAGGACGTTGACGCCTTGAAAGAGATTAATAGAAAGATAGTAAAGCTGGGAGAAAAGCTGGGCAGGCCTGTAGTGGCAACAGGCGATGTACACTTTTTGGACCCCCACGATGAGTACTACAGGCGTATACTGATGAGCTGCCAGGGTTACGAGGATGCCGAGCAACAGGCGCCTTTATATTTTAAAACCACTGACGAAATGCTGAACGAGTTTGGATACCTTGGTGAGGAAAAGGCAAAGGAGGTAGTGATATACGCTCCGCGAGCTATTGCTGACAGCATCGAGAACATAAAACCTATCCCCGATGAGCTGTATACTCCGGAAATTCCAGGTGCTGAAGAAAACGTGCGGAATATGGCCATAAACAACGCTAAGGCTATATATGGAGATCCTCTGCCTCCCATTGTGGAGGAACGCCTGAACAAAGAGCTAAATGCCATAATAAACAACGGCTATGCAGTGCTGTATTGGATTGCCCACAAGCTGGTCCAAAAATCGCTGGAGGATGGCTACTTAGTAGGGTCTCGCGGTTCCGTAGGTTCTTCATTTGTGGCTACCATGACCGGTATTACAGAAGTAAATCCACTGCCGCCACACTACGTGTGTCCATCCTGCAAGCATTCGGATTTTGAAGTGGATACCTCTAAATATGGTTGTGGCGTTGACCTGCCTGATAAAAATTGTCCTGTGTGCGGTACTCCCTATAGAAAAGAAGGGTTTGATATTCCTTTTGAGGTATTCCTGGGGTTTAATGGGGATAAGGTGCCAGATATTGACCTTAACTTTTCAGGCGAGTACCAGTCCACTGCCCATAAATACGCAGAAGAGCTGTTGGGGCGGGGTAACGTTTTCAGGGCTGGCACCATTGCCACCGTGGCTGAAAAGACGGCCTTCGGATTTGTCAAGAAATATCTTGAAGAGCATAATAAGGTGGCTCGAAACGCTGAAATAAAGCGGTTGGTTAGGGGATGTACCGGCATTAAGCGTACCACCGGCCAACACCCCGGTGGTGTGATGGTGGTACCCCACAAATATGACATCCACCAGTTTACGCCCCTGCAGTACCCGGCCGATGACAGGGAGTCAGGGGTCATTACCACCCACTTTGATTATCACTCCATAAGCAGCAGGCTGGTCAAGCTGGATATACTGGGACACGATGACCCGACCGTTATACGCATGCTGGAGGATATAACTGGCATCGATGCCAGGTCCATCCCCATTGGCGAGGAAAGAACCATGAGGATATTTTCCAGCACCGAACCGCTAGGCCTTTCGCCGGAGGATATAAACTGCGAGGTGGGGACTTTCGGAATACCTGAATTTGGTACACGTTTTGTCAGGCAGATGCTTACTGAGACTAAGCCCAAGACCTTTTCAGAGCTGGTGCGCATAAGCGGCCTTTCCCATGGAACTGATGTATGGCTCAACAATGCGCAGGACCTGATAAGGAACGGAATAGCCCAGCTTTCAGAGGTGATCTCGGCCAGGGACGACATAATGATATATCTCATGTATAAAGGCGTTGAACCTGTACTTTCCTTTAAGATAATGGAAAACGTGCGCAAGGGGAAAGGCTTGACTCCAGAGCAGGAACAGAAGATGAGGGAAAACAACGTGCCGGAATGGTATATTGAATCGTGCAAGAAGATCAAGTACATGTTCCCTAAGGCTCACGCCGTGGCTTACGTGATCATGGCATTTAGGATTGCTTACTTTAAGGTGTACTATCCAGAGGCCTTTTATGCTACCTACTTTACGGTCAGAGCTGATGACTTCGATGTCGATACCATATTGAAAGGGAAAGAAGCCATTGCGCGTAAGATCAAAGAAATGGACTCAAGAGGCAATTCTCTGAGCATGAAGGAAAAAAACTCCTTATCTGTGCTTGAAGTGGCACTGGAGATGTATGCAAGGGGGATAAGGCTGCTTCCGGTGGACCTGTACAAGTCAGATGCAGTTAAATTTTTAGTAACCCCTGAAGGGATAAGGATGCCCTTCAATGCTCTGCCCGGCGTTGGAATAAGCGCTGCCACAAGTATCGTTGAAGCCAGAAAATGCGGTAAGTTTGTATCTATTGAGGATTTCCGTGAAAGGGCCAAGGTTTCAAAGGCCGTGGTTGAGATACTTAAAAACTACGGTTGTCTTAACGGCCTTCCTGAAACCAGTCAGATTTCGTTTTTTTAA
- the rseP gene encoding RIP metalloprotease RseP, with product MLTLLVALLFFGVLIMVHELGHFLVGRLVGVHAEEFSIGMGPKLFGFSSKGTRFSVRALPIGGYVKFLGEDEKSDDPRAFGNASLWRRMAVIASGPAMNILLAIVLLAVFYMGYGIYEVVPEILQVVENSPADRAGLMPGDKILQVDGVSVEGMEAQQAVEAIRNTIKQKGGNELEIVVQRDGKNISVKLVPEYSQKSDSYVIGIVFGRIRRYSLMPAIGLAFRQAGKIMVMMVDMLRALIFRGQGLNEVMGPVGIVGEIGKAVQAGMQQLLSLAIIITLNLGVINLIPFPALDGGRLVLLLIEGVRGKPLEPEKEGFIHFIGFVVLILLMVLVTYQDIMR from the coding sequence ATGCTGACGTTATTAGTTGCCTTGCTTTTCTTTGGCGTTCTCATAATGGTTCACGAGCTAGGCCATTTTTTGGTTGGACGGTTGGTCGGTGTGCACGCGGAAGAATTTTCTATCGGTATGGGGCCTAAGCTGTTTGGTTTTTCTAGTAAAGGTACTCGGTTTTCGGTGAGGGCATTGCCAATAGGCGGTTATGTTAAATTCCTCGGCGAAGATGAAAAGTCGGATGACCCACGTGCCTTCGGCAATGCCAGCCTGTGGAGGCGTATGGCAGTCATAGCCTCGGGGCCTGCCATGAACATATTGCTGGCTATAGTGCTCCTTGCTGTGTTTTACATGGGCTATGGGATATACGAGGTTGTACCCGAGATTTTACAGGTGGTAGAAAACAGCCCGGCCGATAGAGCTGGGCTCATGCCGGGCGATAAGATCCTACAGGTGGATGGGGTATCGGTGGAGGGCATGGAGGCACAGCAAGCGGTTGAAGCCATACGCAATACCATAAAGCAAAAGGGTGGCAACGAACTGGAAATAGTGGTGCAGCGGGATGGAAAGAATATAAGCGTTAAGCTGGTACCGGAGTATAGCCAAAAGAGCGACTCATATGTGATAGGAATAGTCTTTGGACGGATTAGGCGGTATAGCTTGATGCCTGCTATAGGCCTGGCTTTTCGTCAGGCGGGGAAGATAATGGTCATGATGGTGGATATGCTTAGAGCCCTGATATTCAGGGGCCAGGGATTAAATGAGGTTATGGGACCGGTGGGCATTGTAGGAGAGATAGGCAAGGCCGTTCAAGCGGGGATGCAGCAGCTTTTAAGTCTGGCCATAATCATAACCTTAAACTTGGGGGTTATAAACCTTATCCCTTTTCCGGCATTGGACGGTGGACGCCTTGTGCTGTTGTTGATTGAAGGCGTAAGGGGTAAACCACTCGAACCTGAAAAGGAAGGGTTTATCCATTTCATAGGATTTGTAGTGCTCATACTCCTTATGGTATTGGTGACCTATCAAGATATAATGAGATGA
- the nusA gene encoding transcription termination factor NusA, with the protein MNAEFLEAIEQIGKEKGIDADVLFEAINAALLSAYKKHFGTAQNVRIDIDRASGQVRVFALKKVVEKATNKNLEIDLDEAKRINPNYQLNDIVEIEVTPKNFGRIAAQNAKQVVIQRIREAERAVLYQKFLEKENEIVAGIVQRIEKKTVFVDLDRAEGILPPNEQMPNEEYHVNDRIRVYILEVKKTTKGPQIIVSRTHPGLIKRLFEREVPEIIRGEVIIKAIAREAGSRTKIAVHSTVPGLDPVGACVGQKGMRVQHVLDEVKGEKIDIVKWSSSPAEFIANALSPAKVLSVTIDEKEKAARVIVPDHQLSLAIGKEGQNARLAAKLTGWKIDIKSESQANRFSLPS; encoded by the coding sequence ATGAATGCCGAATTTTTGGAGGCCATTGAACAGATAGGCAAAGAAAAGGGTATAGATGCCGATGTGTTGTTTGAGGCTATCAATGCTGCTCTGTTGTCAGCCTATAAGAAACACTTTGGAACAGCACAGAATGTGCGCATTGATATAGATAGGGCAAGTGGGCAGGTCAGGGTCTTCGCCCTTAAAAAGGTAGTGGAGAAGGCCACAAACAAAAACCTGGAGATTGACTTGGATGAGGCCAAAAGGATCAATCCCAATTACCAGCTCAACGATATCGTTGAAATAGAGGTGACTCCTAAAAACTTCGGCAGGATTGCTGCACAAAACGCCAAGCAGGTGGTCATACAGCGGATTCGCGAAGCCGAAAGAGCAGTGTTGTATCAAAAGTTTCTTGAGAAGGAAAATGAGATAGTGGCAGGAATAGTGCAGAGAATAGAAAAAAAGACCGTGTTTGTAGACCTTGACCGCGCTGAAGGCATACTACCTCCAAATGAACAGATGCCCAATGAGGAATACCACGTAAACGACAGAATACGGGTATACATTCTCGAGGTCAAGAAAACCACCAAAGGGCCGCAGATCATCGTATCGCGTACACATCCTGGCCTTATAAAAAGGCTGTTTGAACGTGAAGTACCTGAAATCATACGTGGAGAGGTTATCATAAAAGCCATAGCAAGGGAGGCAGGTTCAAGAACCAAGATTGCAGTACATTCCACCGTACCGGGGCTCGATCCAGTAGGGGCTTGTGTTGGGCAGAAGGGCATGCGGGTACAACACGTGCTTGATGAAGTCAAGGGCGAGAAGATAGACATCGTGAAGTGGAGCAGTAGCCCAGCCGAGTTCATTGCAAACGCCCTGAGCCCTGCCAAGGTTTTGAGCGTGACCATAGATGAAAAGGAGAAGGCAGCCAGGGTAATTGTACCTGACCACCAGCTTTCTTTGGCTATCGGCAAAGAAGGCCAGAACGCAAGGCTTGCGGCCAAGTTGACTGGTTGGAAAATCGACATAAAAAGCGAGTCACAGGCAAATAGATTCAGCTTGCCATCCTGA
- a CDS encoding phosphatidate cytidylyltransferase: MLALRVVSAAIGIIYLVVVFYIGGWFFDLSVLAISLLGMREFYAAIRRGGYSPLSWVGYLFIFLLFWLTTLPLNGYYVIMLFILLVAFFCLSFSVISQRLNLLDAGLTVFGCIYPGMAFMPLMLLYKAEAYGKYLLIFTLFATWSTDTFAYFTGLKWGRNKLCPRISPKKTVEGSIGGILGSMLTGMLVGLFFYRFYKFEISYIHYVVMSLLCGITSQMGDLSASSVKRFCNIKDFGSIMPGHGGILDRFDSILFTVTAVYSYYLLFLS; this comes from the coding sequence ATGTTAGCATTAAGGGTAGTCAGCGCAGCAATAGGCATTATATATCTGGTGGTGGTTTTTTACATAGGAGGTTGGTTTTTTGACCTATCTGTTTTGGCTATATCACTGCTGGGGATGCGCGAATTTTATGCCGCTATCCGCCGTGGTGGATACAGTCCCCTTTCGTGGGTAGGCTATTTATTTATTTTTTTGCTGTTCTGGCTTACCACACTACCCTTAAATGGTTATTATGTCATTATGCTCTTTATCCTGTTGGTTGCTTTTTTTTGTTTGTCTTTCAGCGTGATATCCCAACGTTTAAATTTATTGGATGCCGGTTTAACGGTCTTTGGGTGTATATATCCGGGTATGGCTTTTATGCCTTTAATGCTTTTATACAAGGCTGAAGCATATGGCAAATACCTCCTAATATTTACGTTATTTGCAACATGGTCCACCGATACTTTCGCCTATTTTACCGGCCTTAAGTGGGGAAGGAACAAGCTTTGTCCAAGGATCAGTCCCAAGAAGACCGTCGAGGGAAGCATAGGCGGCATCTTAGGGAGCATGTTGACAGGCATGTTGGTAGGATTATTTTTTTACCGGTTTTATAAGTTTGAGATAAGTTATATCCATTATGTTGTCATGAGCCTGTTGTGCGGCATAACGTCTCAAATGGGAGATTTATCGGCTTCTAGCGTCAAGAGGTTTTGCAATATAAAGGATTTCGGGAGCATTATGCCCGGACACGGTGGAATATTGGATCGGTTTGACAGCATTCTATTCACTGTGACGGCTGTATACTCCTATTACCTCCTGTTTTTAAGCTAA
- the ispG gene encoding flavodoxin-dependent (E)-4-hydroxy-3-methylbut-2-enyl-diphosphate synthase gives MERRKTRKIKVGKVEIGGDAPITVQSMTSTDTRDVDATIKQVLELEACGCDIVRLAVFDEACTNTIQEIKKVTDIPLVADIHFDYRLALAAIEKGVDKLRINPGNIGGYNAVQKVVAAAKERGIPIRIGVNSGSLSKEILYKYGNTPQGMVESALEHVSMFEKLGYENIVISLKASNVMKTIEAYRLMSQRVDYPLHLGVTEAGTSFSGIIKSAIGIGTLLAEGIGDTLRVSLTASPVEEVKVGREILKALGLRTYGIEIISCPTCGRCNIDLINLVQKLQDELKGVDYPLKVAVMGCVVNGPGEAREADIGIAGGQGRVALFKKGEVVGTVPEDKALEVLLSEVRKMIPDKSGKGV, from the coding sequence ATGGAAAGGCGAAAGACCAGGAAGATAAAAGTAGGAAAGGTTGAAATAGGGGGAGACGCACCCATTACGGTACAGTCCATGACCAGCACTGATACCAGGGATGTGGATGCCACAATAAAGCAGGTGCTTGAGCTTGAGGCGTGTGGATGCGACATAGTCAGGTTGGCCGTTTTTGATGAGGCGTGTACCAATACCATCCAGGAGATCAAGAAAGTGACCGATATCCCACTGGTTGCTGACATACACTTTGATTATCGTTTGGCGCTTGCTGCCATAGAAAAAGGCGTGGACAAGTTAAGGATCAATCCCGGAAATATAGGTGGCTATAACGCAGTGCAGAAGGTGGTTGCTGCTGCCAAGGAAAGAGGCATACCTATACGGATTGGCGTAAACTCTGGCTCTTTGAGCAAGGAAATACTGTACAAATACGGCAATACGCCGCAGGGTATGGTAGAAAGCGCTTTGGAACACGTGTCCATGTTTGAAAAACTAGGGTACGAGAATATCGTGATTTCGCTTAAAGCTTCCAACGTCATGAAGACAATAGAAGCTTATCGTTTGATGAGCCAGCGAGTGGATTATCCCCTGCATCTGGGAGTTACAGAAGCGGGTACCTCTTTTTCAGGAATCATAAAGTCGGCTATTGGGATTGGTACCTTGTTGGCTGAAGGCATAGGCGACACGTTGAGGGTATCGCTTACAGCTTCGCCGGTGGAGGAGGTAAAGGTGGGGCGGGAGATATTAAAAGCCCTGGGTTTGAGAACGTATGGCATAGAGATAATATCGTGTCCTACCTGTGGGAGATGTAATATAGATTTGATAAATCTGGTTCAAAAATTGCAGGATGAGCTTAAAGGGGTTGATTATCCGCTTAAGGTGGCAGTAATGGGATGCGTAGTCAATGGTCCTGGCGAAGCAAGGGAAGCCGATATAGGCATTGCTGGCGGCCAAGGCAGGGTGGCATTGTTCAAAAAGGGCGAAGTGGTGGGAACTGTGCCTGAGGATAAGGCCTTGGAAGTGCTTTTATCCGAGGTCCGCAAGATGATACCAGATAAGAGCGGGAAGGGCGTATAA
- the rnpM gene encoding RNase P modulator RnpM, producing the protein MKKRKVPMRMCVGCRESKPKQELIRVVRSPEGEIHIDLKGKAPGRGAYLCYNMECLEKAIKHKSLERALDEKISEEVYQALRGELIKAHESRS; encoded by the coding sequence GTGAAGAAGAGGAAGGTACCCATGAGGATGTGCGTGGGATGCAGGGAGTCAAAGCCCAAACAGGAACTCATACGGGTTGTAAGAAGCCCTGAAGGGGAAATCCATATAGACCTTAAGGGTAAGGCTCCAGGAAGGGGTGCTTACCTGTGCTACAACATGGAGTGCTTGGAAAAGGCCATAAAGCATAAGTCGTTGGAACGCGCCCTCGATGAAAAAATCAGCGAAGAAGTATATCAAGCTTTGAGAGGTGAGCTCATTAAAGCCCATGAATCACGATCTTAA
- a CDS encoding 1-deoxy-D-xylulose-5-phosphate reductoisomerase: MKKRIAILGSTGSIGRQALDVIYEHVDKFQVVALTTNRNVELLAQQVEAFHPSYVGIVDSESVQEFKNYGLTGVEVLSGKECLKNIATLPEVDLVLVAVVGISGLEPTIAALEAGKDVALANKESLVAGGHLVVEAARKSESKIIPVDSEHSAIFQCLAGCDDPNKIKRIYLTASGGPFRNYSKDQLRHVTVEEALNHPNWRMGKKVTIDSATLMNKGLEVIEAHWLFGLSIEQIQVVIHPQSVIHSMVEYIDGSIIAHMGKTDMRLPILYALSWPQRLESSVGSLELAAMEPLTFEMPDFDRFPCLGLAYKALEIGGTMPVVLNAADEVAVEKFLRGEISFMEIPVMIEQAMKSHKAVQNPDLNTILRVDHGIRRQLM; this comes from the coding sequence ATGAAAAAGAGGATAGCAATACTGGGCTCTACCGGTTCTATAGGCCGGCAAGCCCTGGATGTAATATATGAGCACGTCGACAAATTCCAGGTTGTTGCCTTGACCACCAATCGAAATGTTGAGCTTTTGGCTCAGCAAGTAGAGGCCTTTCATCCCTCCTATGTGGGGATAGTGGACTCTGAGAGCGTTCAAGAGTTTAAAAATTACGGCCTTACCGGCGTGGAGGTTTTATCGGGCAAAGAGTGCCTTAAAAATATAGCCACGCTGCCTGAGGTGGACCTAGTACTTGTGGCGGTGGTGGGGATTTCTGGGCTTGAACCCACCATAGCGGCTTTAGAGGCTGGTAAAGACGTTGCGCTGGCAAATAAGGAGTCGTTGGTGGCCGGCGGGCACCTGGTTGTAGAGGCTGCCAGAAAGTCGGAAAGCAAAATCATACCGGTGGACAGCGAGCACTCCGCCATATTCCAGTGCTTAGCCGGATGTGATGACCCAAATAAAATAAAGAGGATATACCTTACTGCTTCGGGAGGCCCCTTCAGAAATTACTCAAAGGATCAATTACGCCACGTCACAGTGGAGGAGGCTTTAAATCATCCAAACTGGAGGATGGGTAAGAAGGTCACTATAGATAGCGCTACCCTGATGAACAAGGGGCTTGAAGTCATAGAGGCTCATTGGCTGTTCGGGCTTTCCATAGAGCAGATACAGGTGGTCATCCATCCTCAAAGCGTCATACATTCCATGGTAGAATATATCGATGGTAGCATAATAGCCCATATGGGCAAGACCGATATGCGCCTGCCCATATTGTACGCTTTATCATGGCCCCAACGCCTTGAGTCTTCAGTTGGGAGTTTGGAGCTTGCCGCCATGGAACCACTTACTTTTGAGATGCCTGATTTTGACAGGTTCCCCTGTTTAGGGCTTGCGTATAAGGCATTAGAAATAGGAGGGACTATGCCCGTGGTATTGAACGCCGCCGATGAGGTAGCAGTGGAAAAATTCTTGAGAGGCGAGATTTCCTTTATGGAAATTCCTGTAATGATAGAACAGGCCATGAAGTCGCATAAGGCCGTTCAGAACCCTGACCTCAATACCATACTGAGGGTAGACCACGGCATACGCAGGCAGTTGATGTGA
- the rimP gene encoding ribosome maturation factor RimP translates to MAQSKVEQVVEALARPILEELKYELVDLEYKKEGGSWFLRFYLDKPGGITLDDCQIFSERISEVLDQVDPIPHRYYLEVSSPGLDRPLKKEEDFKRYKGHRVHVKLYKSVNGEKNYYGELVGLEGGNVVIKDGGCTYSFPRENVAMVRLDVNI, encoded by the coding sequence ATGGCGCAGAGTAAAGTTGAGCAAGTGGTGGAGGCCCTTGCACGCCCCATATTGGAAGAGCTCAAATATGAGCTTGTGGATTTAGAGTATAAAAAGGAGGGCGGAAGCTGGTTTTTGAGGTTTTATCTCGATAAACCCGGTGGGATCACGCTGGATGACTGCCAGATATTCAGTGAGCGGATCAGCGAGGTTCTGGATCAAGTTGACCCCATTCCACATCGCTATTACCTGGAGGTGTCTTCGCCCGGGCTTGACAGGCCGCTCAAAAAAGAAGAAGATTTTAAACGTTATAAGGGGCATAGGGTCCACGTAAAGCTTTATAAGTCTGTCAATGGCGAAAAAAATTATTACGGTGAACTGGTAGGGCTTGAAGGCGGCAACGTAGTCATTAAAGATGGGGGATGCACCTATTCGTTTCCGCGTGAAAATGTTGCTATGGTGCGGCTGGATGTAAATATCTAG
- a CDS encoding L7Ae/L30e/S12e/Gadd45 family ribosomal protein, producing MNHDLKNFYQLLGLATRAGKLITGEEMCLKAIRTRKAKLVVISEEASPNTLKKFTDKCRYYNVDYVIIGSKEMLGMAVGKGSRTVLAVTDEGLKESLLKKLQNSEMPVRG from the coding sequence ATGAATCACGATCTTAAAAATTTTTATCAGTTGCTTGGCTTGGCAACTCGAGCCGGTAAGCTTATAACAGGTGAGGAGATGTGCCTAAAAGCCATAAGGACGCGAAAGGCCAAGTTGGTGGTAATAAGCGAGGAGGCTTCGCCCAACACTTTAAAGAAATTTACAGACAAGTGCAGGTATTACAATGTCGATTATGTAATAATAGGAAGCAAGGAAATGCTGGGTATGGCTGTGGGTAAGGGGAGTAGAACGGTTCTGGCGGTTACTGACGAAGGGTTGAAGGAGTCGTTGCTTAAGAAGTTGCAAAACTCAGAAATGCCAGTGCGGGGGTGA